The genomic interval TTCATATTCACTACCTACACACTTTTGCAGGTTATGAGGGGAATGCCAAATGGTGAAGGCCTAAAACTCGTGGAGGAGGATGGAATCGACGCAATGGAACGATTCCAGTTTCACGAGAATGAAGAGATCAGGAACATGGCTAATGGTCTAATCGACAAGTATTTTGGTGAGGACTATGGCCTCGATGAGTAAGAAGGCACTCACGTCACCTTCACTGACTTTTTTCTCGGGTTCTTTGGTGTTCTTGATGTACAAATTTAAGAGTTGCCAACTCTAAATAATGTTTTTAGAATTCTTTTGTTGGCTCAAAAATAGCGTACAATTGACAGAATACCAGGGGATGTCTGTTTGTGGTGGTTTGATTAATTTAGATTGTACTCTGGGGAAATTGTGATAATATTCTCTAAAGATTTAATAGCATCTTTAAAGTAGCCTCGAACTTTTACTTGTAAAATCAATGGCGATGACTGATGAGAGGTGCGTGAAATCATCCATCTCCCTCAGCAAGCGATCCTTTTCTGCACGTAATATATCCACATAATTTAAGCTGTATTTTGGAGGTGAACTTGCTGCTCGATTTTAGAGCAGTGGCACCGCAGCGAGTTGATTAGAACATAATGACCGACACGCCTCTCGGTCCATCAATTTCTTTTCGCCAACAATTTGACAAAACAATTGAATTGACAATATATGTTTTGAATACAAAAAATAGTTccattaaaaaaaacaaagtgtAGCAAATCAAGCCGTGAAACAGTGTTCGAGACGGAGGACATTTTGGTACAATGAACTGGAAGAGATGCAAATCAGGCATTTCTGAATATGAGGGCCTGAACTCAAAATTCTTGGCTAGGTATTTGTGGGAAGAATATCATTGCATGAACACCAATCACAATAATTAACAGGATTTCTGTAGATCTAAAGTTAACATCAATGTCGGCCAGTGGATAAATACCCTCTTCGACTGCCACCAATATCGGGTATTAGGGCTATTGACAACATACATTAACTAATGAAACAATTATTATACACCAGCAATAACTCTCTCCTATTGAATCTAATTGTATTTTCTGCAGCCCAACATTAGCAGCAAAAAAACTTGAGGTTTACCTCATCATATGGCTTGTGACAGTATAAGTGATATCTTTCACAGTTGGAATTTCCAGCAATCCTTGCAGATTGGCTGGCCTCTCCCACACACGATCATAGGAGCTTCCCAGCGGTGAGACACGAAACCGCCTTTTAATTCCCAATCCAAACCGAGTTGCCACTTGATAGTTAATCAGAATCTGTGTCTATTGACAGATACAACCGACGCCTAACCGCTCGTTGCTGGCCAGGAGAAGAATCAGGTCTTTGAGTTCTTGGTGATGGTTTATTGCTTTCGCTGCGGTTTATGCTTAGTAGCAATGAGGCTGTATGTACAGAATAAGCAGCAAAGAGAGAATGAGAAGCAAAAACATCGAAGATAATCAGGAATGAATTAGAATTGTTGTCCTGTTAGTAAGCATAAAACAAAGAAAGTAGGTATTGTCTACGTAATGAAGGCATGCAAGGCAAAGCTAAAGACCAAGTGACTTCATAGAACACAAATCAGAGTGCATATAACATTATAGATGCCAATGATATTTCACAAAACATGATAATCAATCTGACCTCGTAGTTATTTGAAAATAGGAAACTGCAAAATCGTAAAAATAAGAACCAGATGCAATAAGCATTTTGCATGAAGTAATAAAACATTATGTTACTTAAAACCACAATGCTCAATGCAATATACATATGGTTAAGATAACCTGCTAATAGCATCAGCTCGTGATGAGTGACGTGTGTATGCTAAAGTATGTAGAAATGTGCTTATTGTTTGATCCATATGCAGTAGCTTGAACCGAACGGAGCTTGAAGCATGTCTTATTAGCCTGTAGAAATTGTCATGAGGAAAGAGCAGTTCACACAGCTTTCTAGCAGGTGGTAACCACCCATTGGCCAGGTACTCACTTTGAGGCTTAGAAATGGGAAGCCAAGGAAATGTGGAAAGGAACTCTCAGAAGAGAGAGCTTGACGAGTGTAGCAACAACCAAGAGATCAGACCTCACCTTTTGAGGCTTAGAAATGGGAAGCCAAGGAAATGTGGAAAGGAACTCTCAGAAGAGAGAGCTTGACGAGTGTAGCAACAACCAAGAGATCAGACCTCACCTTGGCCAACCAAAATCTCAGCTTGGCGCTGAAATGACACTAAAATACCACCTTAACCCAACTATAACGCATGCCTGACCAATTCCATTTCAGGCAAGTTGTATTTAACTGAACTGAATCACCCAAGCTTCAGCTAAACTCCCATCAGTTTGGACGAATTGGATTCCAACTTCATTGATCAAACTCCAATCACCACGAGGCTTTTATAGTTAATTCTTTGGATTCAAAATCTCTGCTAAGGTCTGAAATTCTAGCAGATCCCTTACCAGTTGTGATTTTTCCGATAACTTGTATGTACATATATCATCatcaaaagaaattaaaacttttccttgctTTCACAGTATGCTGCAAAAAGTAGTGAAATCAAAATACTAAACTAACCATCCTTTAAAGCTTTTGATGTTTAAGTTCGCATGCATAATAGGACAACTAATTGCTATATCTATATAGCAAAGTAGTGCACTTGTATTGGTGATGCTAAGCTACTGATGATCGTGAATCATAATTAAGAGATGAGCACTAGTATTTCTGCTGACAAGGTACTTACCAGCATCACTTAGTACATCCATCTGAGTCTCCGTGGGTGGCTCCAGCTGCCTTGAAATGGATCCGTTCAAAGGGGCAGACTCACCATGACCACTGCCAGCAGCAAGTCTAAGAGATATCCAATCATCAGAGTTCATCCCATTTGGTAAGTCAGTTTGGTTGATCATGCCATCTTGAAGGGCTACACCAACTGGCTGGTTAGGAAGAAAAATTTGTAGAGAAGGGTCATCATCTGTAAATGCAAGGGGATCATCAACAAAGCTTTCTTGCATTGTAGCGCTGGCCTGacaatttgaaaactcttggaCTTCGGAAGTTTCCTCGCCATCATGTGGTGTCAAACCAAAGCCATTGAGGGGTGGACAGTCAACAGTAGCTTGTGGATCAGCCAGGACATCTAGGACCTCTGTTCCGAAAAGTTGGAAATTTGAGGCCGGCGGAGGGCAAGTTTGCATTGGCCACATGGGCATGGGCATCACAAAATCATCAGTGTTATTAAACAACTCAAGGAATGACGTTCCACTTGTCTCTGGACAAGGGTTCTCAGAGTATCTTTCTGAAGCCTTGGGATGAGTTGGAAAAGCAACCATATCAATTTCAGATGGATGAACTCCATTTGTAGGTTCAGGAGAAATTAATGTGATGTTATCTTCATCCGAATCACTCAAGCAAATCACATCTGGTTCTTCTAATGGCGCTGGAGGTCTATCATCCATACTGTATGTTCCATCAAAAATAAAAGATTCAAAGTCGTGGCAATTGTTCAGTGACAAATTAAAAGGCCCTTCAAATTCTTGATTTACGCTTTGGTCCTCCCCTTCTCTATAGCTTCCAGTTGCACTGCTACTCATATTTATTATGTTCTGACTATTATTGTCAAGCCTAAGAATAGGACTCCGAGATGACGAAGCCCTAGTATCTTCAGGTCCTCCATTTGCATCTAATTTCATCCCTAAATTCAGAGTAAATCGGCTCGATGATGGACTTTTCTGCTTCACATGCCTTAGATCGCCAAAATCAGACTTTGCTTGTACATCCACATTATCTGAGAGGGTACCATCAGGCAAATGCCATCTGGAAAGATCTCGATATTCTACTTCACCCTTAACACGCCAAGAACCATCAGGCTTTACATCGATCTCAGTTACATCTTCTCCGCAATTTTGAAGCTGTTAGCACCACAAGAAAAGTGATACTGAATATTGAAATGACAAAATCAACATGAAAGTCAAATGGAATGGTAGCAAACCGAAGTTCCACATAAACCTACCATAGAAGTGATACGATTAAAATATGGATCAATAATAATGTTCTCGAGTGCATAGTTCTTTAGACATATTGGGCATTGCCACTACAAAAGAGAAATTCTTGATGAgtaaacaaggaaaataaaacaaatattGAGGAAAGAAAAATTCCAAGAACAGCATAACCTTCCGAGATCTGCGGTTAAGCTCTACAAAAGCTTCTAGATCAAAACCTTTCATATGAGCACAAGGCTTGAACCTTCCTGCTACTCTAATCCGAGAACCAGTCATCTGAAGGTATATTAGGGAAAGATTTTGGTTAGCATCCACAGTGTGATCGATCATGAAGGAATAGAGGTCAACAACCAGGATAGCTAAATTCATTGACCCAAGGTTGATTTAATTCTTTAGCATAGAATTTTACACTATCACTTACTGGGCAACGGAGATTCACAGTTACAGAATCAGCTACAAGTTCTATATCACTATCACTGTCTGCATTTTCAGCCTCAGCTCCACCACCAACACAGCGCCGAACACGAGCAAGTGCTTCCTGAAATTGCTCACCATTTGCTTCCTTTGGAACCAGATTAAGAACCTGAAGATCAATGAGTTAGTTAAAATAAGTGTCACGCCGATTTCAACATTAATATCTACTAAAGGTTGAAACAGAAGATAATAGGAATGCAAGAATAAGTCTCAATGAAATATGTTTGATGGTTAGCTAGTATGACATGTAACACTTGGACAAGCTTTGCTGTATGGAAAATTATACAGACACCATATTTTCGCCTTATAAAAACATCTGGATGTAGACAATTTGTTAGGAGATATAACAAATCTGAAATAGAAatgaaaaaaagaaagagaaatacAAGATGCTCCCACAATTTGGATGATGCTCAATATCAGTGTTATTAGCTACTGAACCAAAAAGCAAAGCCAATCTTTGGGGGTTATGTTTCTTCCAATGGATCATCTAGCTACTTAGTGCCAAGAACAATGAGGTAACACAAGGGCCATTATTACCAATGAACAATTTGAATCCAGTGAAGATGTAAGTTGCCAATTCAAGAAAATATAGTTACATTACTTGTTGAACTGTCCGCCTCTTGACAAGTCTGATTCCAAAGCAGAAAACACGAGCATCATTCCTTGATAAAACAATTTTGTTAACTCCTTCCATACTACATGTGCTAATCTGAAAAATAAAATCAGATACTAGTCActaaaaaaaggagaaaatggGATAGCTAAATGAATAAAAGTATCCTCAGAACTTGGAGATTTctagaaaaaattaattatacttattCTTTGTATAAATAGTTGTGTCAGTGTGAGGGAAGCAAGGAACTAACCACTGGACCATCATCACGGCCATTTATTCCCAATAACTGTGAGCCTGGTCTAGCAACCACTCTGACCGAAACACCTATTTCAAAGCAAGATAAGCATATATAAGTAATTGACAAAATATCCCGACAGTAAATGTCAATCTCGCTGAAATGATGCAATTTTGCCATGAACTGCAGAATACTATTTCTAATCCACTGTATATCTTCAAAGAATACTGAAGTACATCAGCCGATTCAATCTTTTGGGATGTGGTATGCATGAGACCAATCAGGTTAGTTGCTACTCGTGAGATATGTAAGTCCCGCATTCATGCAAGTCATTTGTAGGATTTATTAAGACAACTACAACAAACTGTGTCCTCCGACAGACTAGGATCACTAGAAAGATGTTACAGGGTCAGAGTTTTATGTATATTGAAatatcatttttaggatatattTGGTTTGACATTCTCTATGTATATAAACAACTGAGATGAGATAACAACAATACATGGGTGTGACATtactaaaaagaaaaataaaaaataatagtataTGAGATCAATTAGGTAAAGTTCTAATATATAATCAAATAAGAAAAATAGATTGAGATGGTATGAACATACTTTAATTATACTAGTTAAAAATCAGAATAATACatataaaattatacaaatatattatattttgagTTCATGTCATATCAATTATACTGTTATTAggataataattatataatattaatgcTAAACGAAATTTATAATAATTACATTATTACAAAGCATTGTGCATAAATATCTTATacaatttatgataccattttcgTCATCTCCtatacaatatttttttttattggatATTGTAAGAGTTAATACTATGTAGGTGCTAATCTAAAGGTATGTTAATGTCCTATATGATGGTAAatttttggcaaaaaaaaaaagttttcagGACGGGGAAATATAGTGAAGATCTTCACTAGAGTTAGgtgtttttctttttcaatccCTGTATCACCCTTTATATATGCCTTCTGTCCCTTCCCTCTCCTCAAGTCCTGTTTTAGCCTGACAGTGATTGAAATGCTTGATAAGTATTCCCTCACCATTGCTACCATTGCCAATAACAATAGCATCATACTCACCACCTTCCAACCCATGCTAACACATGACTATCTCCATGTTAATGACACACATCATCATTTGCAGCAGCCCCTGCTTCCTCTTTCCTTGCTCTTGTCATTCCATCCCTTAGATCCAGAGAAGTAACCCCACATTCCAGTACTGATGTCACCCATCACTCTAGTCTCTATGAGCCCCTGACCACCCTCTCCCTTCGCATTCCTGCCATCTTCTCTTATAACCCTAGCCCGCATCCCTGTAAATCTTTAAAACTAGTCTACCACAAGATCTACTTTGCATCCCTATCTTTTAAATCATAGTATAATGCAGTGCCCTGACCAAGAAGATTACCAAACCAATTTCTTCTTCCATATACAAATCACAATTTATGCATCTAGTTCATCTCAAGAGCTTCCTGATGAATGGAAC from Zingiber officinale cultivar Zhangliang chromosome 6B, Zo_v1.1, whole genome shotgun sequence carries:
- the LOC121988570 gene encoding E3 SUMO-protein ligase SIZ1-like; amino-acid sequence: MQELMDRILALLGDNQVPKPVWGRRNMSTDVVVKIIEDTYRKMQIPGTTDLASRKLSGSEFSHAKPKEEFDSYKPEIKVRCPCGKSLITESMIQCEDNRCRAWQHIDCVIIPEKPGDGTPEVPSHFYCELCRINRADPFWMTMKHVLFPVKLSSSGLADDCTNTVQNAEKTFQLSRSDKDFLQRHDYSLQVWSLLLNDKVPFRMHWPQLTELHVNGVSVRVVARPGSQLLGINGRDDGPVISTCSMEGVNKIVLSRNDARVFCFGIRLVKRRTVQQVLNLVPKEANGEQFQEALARVRRCVGGGAEAENADSDSDIELVADSVTVNLRCPMTGSRIRVAGRFKPCAHMKGFDLEAFVELNRRSRKWQCPICLKNYALENIIIDPYFNRITSMLQNCGEDVTEIDVKPDGSWRVKGEVEYRDLSRWHLPDGTLSDNVDVQAKSDFGDLRHVKQKSPSSSRFTLNLGMKLDANGGPEDTRASSSRSPILRLDNNSQNIINMSSSATGSYREGEDQSVNQEFEGPFNLSLNNCHDFESFIFDGTYSMDDRPPAPLEEPDVICLSDSDEDNITLISPEPTNGVHPSEIDMVAFPTHPKASERYSENPCPETSGTSFLELFNNTDDFVMPMPMWPMQTCPPPASNFQLFGTEVLDVLADPQATVDCPPLNGFGLTPHDGEETSEVQEFSNCQASATMQESFVDDPLAFTDDDPSLQIFLPNQPVGVALQDGMINQTDLPNGMNSDDWISLRLAAGSGHGESAPLNGSISRQLEPPTETQMDVLSDAASLLLSINRSESNKPSPRTQRPDSSPGQQRAVRRRLYLSIDTDSD